One Oncorhynchus masou masou isolate Uvic2021 unplaced genomic scaffold, UVic_Omas_1.1 unplaced_scaffold_4564, whole genome shotgun sequence genomic window, TTGCAGTTCGCTTCATATTGTCTGCAGTGTCTCCAAAGGAACTCAAAAAAGCCCCCAAGCGAACCAGCTCTTAGGGGCAGAAGCCTATTCTAGCTCTTAGGGGCAGAAGCCTATTCTAGCTCTTAAAGGGGCAGAAGTCTATTCTAGCTCTTAAAGGGGCAGAAGCCTATTCTAGCTCTTAAAGGGGCAGAAGCCTATTCTAGCTCTTAGGGGCAGAAGTCTATTCTAGCTCTTAAAGGGGCAGAAGCCTATTCTAGCTCTTAAAGGGGCAGAAGCCATTTAGCTCTTAGGGCAGAAGTCTATTCTAGCTCTTAAAGGGGCAGAAGCCTATTCTAGCTCTTAAAGGGGCAGAAGCCTATTCTAGCTCTTAAAGGGGCAGAAGCCTATTCTAGCTCTTAAAGGGGCAGAAGCCTATTCTAGCTCTTAAAGGGGGAAGCCTATTCTAGCTCTTAAAGAGACAGAAGCCTATTCTAGCTCTTAAAGGGGCAGAAGCCTATTctagccttttttttttttaggggCAGAAGCCTATTCTTAGTTTCCAAGGGGCAGAAGCCTATTCTAGCTCTTAAAGGGACAGAAGCCTATTCTAGTTCTTGGTGTGCAGAAGCCTATTCTAGCTCTTAAAGGGCAGAAGCCCATTCTAGCTCTTAAAGGGCAGAAGCCTATTCTTTAGAACTATTCTAGCTTTAAAGGGGCAGAAGCCTATTCTAGCTCTTAAAGGGGCAGAAGAATATTCTAGTCTTTAAAGGGGCAGAAGCCTATTCTAGTTTTAAAGGGCAGAAGCCTATTCATTCTAGCTCTTAAAGGGGCAGAAGCCTATTCTAGCTCTTAAAGGGGCAGAAGCCTATTCTAGCTCTTAAAGAGACAGAAGCCTATTCTAGCTCTTAAAGGGGCAAGAAGCCTATTCTAGCTCTTAAAGGGCAGAAGCCTATTCTTAGCTCTTAAAGGGGCAGAAGCCTATTCtagctcttaaaggggcagttTCTGTCTCTAGCTCTTTAAAGGGCAGAAGCCTATTCTAGCTCTTAAAGGGGCATAAGCCTATTCTAGCTCTTAAAGGGGCAGAAGCCTACCCTGGGTGTAAAATGTTATATTACAACATGATTTAATCTTCAGTTTTTCTTCTGCTATTTGCTTAACAAAAATcttaacaataaaataaaaatgctaATATTATCTTCTGACTATAATTATTATGTTATCTGTTAACTAAATTAAATCTATATGCTTCCAAAACGTAAGTAGGTATAAGGTATATCTAGCTGTCCGATAACACATTCCGATGAAATGGCTCTGCACTGTGTGGAAACCTATACTGCATTGAGTGAATGTTAAAAAAACATCTTGGTTCCTTTCTAAAAGGACCACAAAATAGGTGAAGCGAACTGGCAAAAGAGTTGAGTCCTCATTCAAAGGCAATAACAATGTAAATGCAAAGAGAACTGCGTTATTTAGCTTTTCACTTTAAAGGACTGAGATCGGTTCTGTCTAAAGGACTATCAAGGATGTGAAAACACCCCGTCTGAGGgagtcccacatggcaccctattcccaatatagtgcactactttttggaCTAAATTCctaatgaatagggtgccattggggacacaTGGTGATTCTACAGAGCCTGATGGCCTTCTGATGAAATCTTCAGTCTCTAGTCTGTATGAATGAGTGAGGGAATGATATATTAATGAATAAAGTTAGCACATTACCTattgaagaggaagaggagggcagCAACAACACCacatgaggaagaggaagagagaaaaaacacATGTTAGTATTCTCAATGACAGTCAATGGCATCTACTTTACCTGTCAAGAAAAACATGTTTCAGTCACACCAGAATGGATTAGATTGATCTCCTGCCTAGTGTCCTAGAACTTCACTGGATCTACAGGCGGTCCCTTTACTGCACAATATTTCCCCATAGGGCCCTGaccaacagtagggcactatgtaaGTAATAGGGTCCCTCTTGGGAAGAAGACCATTGGTCTACGTTGAATAGAAAACAAACACATTGTCAATATGAATCAGAGAAGCAAACGGAGGCACCAAACTGGCCTTATGATGAGGGTCAACTGTATCCAGCAGTGGAACAATTCACTGCAACAAATAGGATCAACTTTGAACCTTTCATACATGTCACATTTCCCCACCTGAAATACTGCAGCTACACTATAGTATGCAACAGGCCTTTCAATTAGGTGGAAAGCAGCTGGGCGAGAGACGAGATGGGAGAGCCACAAAACCACAGAGAGGGGGGTGAAGGGgtttggagagagggaaagagagagggggaggaagagatgggggttTGGGGGAAGTAGcatggaaacctaccaaaaacatGTTAGCCAACAGCAAATTAAAttccttttagacaacttcctggaaaAAATGTTTCACTGTATTAGTCCCGAGCGGCGCAGTGTTTTAAGggactgcatctcagtacaagaggcatcactacagaccctggttcgattccaggctgaatcacatccggccgtgattgggagtcccataaggcggcgcacaataggcccagcattgtccgggtttggcagggtaggccgtcattgtaaataagaatgtgttcttaactgactagttaaaatAGAGAAGGTGTAAAcatggcagtagaaaacctaaacagtatgatgaaggtttgatgaagaatgcaaaaatctaagaaaaagacattgagaaacctatccaaccaaaaacatagagacgcAGAAAACCTGAGCCTTCACTATAGTGAATCACTAGAACAGAGATGTACGGGTAAACCTGAACCTTCACTatagtgaatcactaaaacagagatgtatgggtaaacctgaACCTTCACTatagtgaatcactaaaacagagatgtatgggtaaacctgaACCTTCACTatagtgaatcactaaaacagagatgtatgggtaaacatGAACCTTCACTatagtgaatcactaaaacagagATGCATGGGTAAACCTGAACCTTCACTatagtgaatcactaaaacagagatgtatgggtaaacatGAACCTTCACTatagtgaatcactaaaacagcGAAGGGATAAAGTTTGAGCCTTTCACTATAGTGAATCACTTAAaacagagatgtatgggtaaacatGAACTCACTATAGTGAATCACAAAATAAAGTgatgtatgggtaaacctgaACCTCTACTATATGAATCACTAAAACAGCAATGTAAGGGTAACCTGAACCTTCTACTATAGTGAATCACCAAAAGAGATGTACAGTAAACCTGAACCTTCActagtgaatcactaaaacagagatgtatgggtaaaccacttctccaatctttttggccataaaaaaaatgaacataaaaaaaaacatatacatgatcaaatacaaatcttagaatcaactattaaagatgACCAGAACCTTAGTGGactctccaattacattgaatgaactacaggacaacatacacaccatccaacccaaaaaggcctgtggtgtagaatgaaatgaaatgaacaaaatgataaaaaaaataaagaccACAAAtcccaattggctatacttaaactctttaacatcatcctcagctctgtcCTCTTGCCCAAAATTTAGAACaaaaggactgatcaccccaatccaaaAAGTGGAGAAAAGTTGACACCTGTAACTACCGTGGGAGATGTGTCAACAGAAACCTTGGGGAAAAtcttctgcattatcattaacagcagattcCTGCATTTCCTCTGTGAAACAAATTGGCTTTACCAAATTACCATCTGACAgacacgtattcaccctgcacaccctaattaacaaacaaacaaaacaaaggcaaagtcttctcatgctttgttcaTTTCATAAAGCTTTCTTTGACTCAATTTGTCATGAAGGTCTGCTATGCAAGTTGATGGAAagggtgttgggggaaaaacacaagacattatGAAATCTGTGTACACAAAACAACAAGTGTGACTTTACTATGTACCAGACTCAGTGAGAAATTAAATGCAAATCTAATTGTGATGAACCCcgatatctattgggtgaaataccagaaagtgtcatcacagcagcaagtgGGGCTGTGGGTTTGAGGGGTGGGGAGCTGTGGGTTTGAGGGGTGGGTGGGCTGTGGGTTTGAGGTGGGTGGGCTGTGGGTTTGAGGGGTGGGGAGCTGTGGGTTTGAGGGGTGGGGGGCGGGGTTTGAGGGGTGGGTGGGCGGTGGGTTTGAGGGGTGGTGGGCGGTGGGTTTGAGGGGTGGGTGGGCTGTGGGTTTGAGGGGTGGTGGGCTGTGGGTTTGAGGGGTGGGGGCTGTGGGTTTGAGGGGTGGGTGGGCTGTGGGTTTGAGGGGTGGGTGGGCTGTGGGTTTGAGGGTGGGGGGCTGTGGGTTTGAGGGGTGGGTGGGCTGTGGGTTTGAGGGGTGGGTGGGCTGTGGGTTTGAGGGGTGGGGGGCTGTGTGTTTGAGGGGTGGGGGCTGTGGGTTTGAGGGGTGGGGGGCTGTGGGTTTGAGGGGTGGGTGGGCTGTGGGTTTGAGGGGTGGGTGGGCTGTGGGTTTGAGGGGTGGGAGGATGTGGGTTTGAGGGGTGGTGGGCTGGGGTTTGAGGGTGGTTGGGCTGTGGGTTTGAGGGGTGGGTCGGCTGTGGGTTTGAGGGGTGGGGGGCTGTGTGTTTGAGGGGTGGTTGGGCTGTGTGTTTGAGGGGTGGgaagtgagattagtaggagaacagagacctggaggaggttacagtgagattagtaggagaacagagacatggaggaggttacagtgagattagtaggagaacagagacctggaggaggttaaaGTGAGATTAATAGGAGAACAGACCTGGAGGGctgttgcagtgagattagtaggagaacagagacctggaggggggggggggggtgcagtgagattagtaggagaacagagacctggagggggtcacagtgagattagtaggagaacagagacctggagggggtgcagtgagattagtcggagaacagagacctggagggggtcacagtgagattagtaggagaacagagacctggaggaggggtGCAGTGAGATATAGGagaacagcctctagtaaagatgaggtcaagcgtattgcctgccttgtgagtgggagaggaggggactGTGAGTGGGAGGACTGCGaaagtgggaggggactgggaaagggagtagtcaaaagaggcaaggaggggaaagagagagttgaGGCAGAAGTCAGTCACAATGGAAGCGGTGAGCCATCATCAAGAAAGTAGCTGATTGAGGAATCCTCCAAGGGCACCTGGTGGGCAATAGATGACAATAATGTTAATCTTGAGTGGACGAGTGACAGTGACAGGATGGAAATCAAATGAGTAGAAGATGGATGGTGGTGCGGAGAAAGACCTGCGTCTATCATCGCACGACCAGATGCTCTCAGGACTATTAGAGAAAACAtagtcagatgaagagagagcagctggagtagTAGTGTTCTCTGGGGCGATCCATGTGTCTTTCACGACCAAAAGTCAaggactgaagggcagcatagGCTGAGAGGAACTTGGCGTTCTTGACCTGCAGACAGGCAATGCAATGCCGAAGAGTCAAGGGAGTCACAACAAAATTACAGATAATAATCAAGGCAAATCCCTTCTGCCATTAAACTGGTATCAAGCCATCTCTGGTCTCTCTGCCATTAAACTGGTATCAAGCTATCTCTGGTCTCTCTGACATTAAAACTGGTATCGccatctctggtctctctctgccattaaactggtatcaagccatctctggtctctctctgccaTTAAACTGGTATCAAGCCATCTCTGATCTCTGACATTAAACTGGTATCAAGccatctctggttctctctctgccaTTAAACTGGTATCAAGCCATCTCTGGTCTCTTTCTTCTCGTTAATAAACTGGCATCAAGCCATCTCTGATCTCTGCCATTAAACTGGTATCAAGCCATCTCTGATCTCCTCTTGCCATTAAACTGGTATCAGCCATCTCTGGTCTTCTTCTGCCATTAAACTGGTATCAAGCCATCTCTGGTCTCTTGCCATTAAACTGGCATCAAGccatctctgatctctctctgccATTAAACTGGTATCAAGCCATCTCTGATCTCTCTGCCATTAAACTGGTATCAAGCCATCTCTGGTCTCTGCCATTAAACTGGTATCAAGCCATTTTGGTCTCTCTCTGCCATTAAACTAGTAATGtcatctctggtctctctctgccaTTAAACTGGTATCGtcatctctggtctctctctgccattaaactggtatcaagccatctctggtctctctgccattaaactggtatcaagccatctctgttctctctctctgccattaaactggtatcaagccatctctgatctctctctgccTATTAAACTGATATCGTCATCTCTGATATCTCTGCCATTAAACTGGTATCGCCATCTCTGGATCTcttctgccaaatgacttaaatgtaaatgtaaaatgtaaactaGTATCAAGCCATCTCTGATCTCTCTGCCATTAAACTGGTATCAAGCCATCTCTGGTCTCCTCTGCCATTAAACTGGTATCAAGCCATCTCCATAACTACTATGTTCAACGTTATTATGTAGTTAAACTTCACACTGTGAGTCCAGACTGATAGTAATAATAACCTGATGGATGAGCCTTCCATAGTCTTCTATAGTCTGTGATATACTCATGACAGGCTGAGACGAGCCCCTGCCTCAGGAGATAAGAACAGAAGTGGGTCTTTTTTGGCTGGGGGGCATTGATGAGAAAACAGTCTGTAGTAAACAAAGCATCTGGCATCATGATAGTATTGATGTGCAACTATTGATCAGAGACTGAACGATCAGGGATGGAGAGCAACAGAGAAAGATGGCCGTAATTGAAATGACTGGCACTCATTCAAAGGGTGTACTTCATGGCTTTCGTCAGGTGATTTGATGACTTTAAAGGCACAGAAGTCTTTGTCCCTCCTCACTTagtctcccctccctcaccccctacccccctctccctatcccctccctcaccaccctccctccctcctccctccctccctccctcctcccccctccctccctccctccctccctccctccctcctccctctccctccctccctctccccgcctccctcctccctcccccgcccctccctctcctccctccctcctccctaccatGCTCTGCTACTAGAGTGCTAGGATGCTGGCGATGGTTTGACAAGATGACAAGTCACTGGCAGAGCTGATTATGTTATAAGTCAGAGAAgtgggaaggtgtgtgtgtgtgccttgcaAACCTTCTCTCTGACCTACAGCATGGCTTACCTGCACTCGCACCACTGCTGATGTAGTTACACAAACAGTATTTCTCTTTGACTTGTTATCACAAGTTACAGGCACATTATAGCAATGAGAACACAATGGAAAACGTTTGAGGATATCGAGTTAGACAGGTCGGGTAGCTAACTCTAGAGATAGTTGGTGTAACTACTAGAGGCAAGGGCATGAAATagtaaaactatatatatatatatgatatgtaGTACATTTTATTACAATGATGTGAAATTTAAAGCAGAGTTTTCCACCACTGTCAGCTGTTTATAGGCATGAtacactacaggactacaggacagATCATTACAGCAATCTTTCAACTACAGCTGGATCTCCCAGGAACGTTAGTGAAGCCATCGTTCTTCTACACTTTCTTTAGCTGTAgggtgaatcccaaatggcacctttgtCCCCTCGATAGCACACTGCCTTTGATCTGGACAACTATGTACTGTAGTGCACTAGAGAGAATAGGGTGCATATTTGGGACATACTACACACCTAGAACctgaaagggttctttggctgctCCCATAAGATAACCCTTTGAGAACCTGTTTGGTTCCAGGcagaaccctttctacagaggaACCCTTTAGGCCAAGAACCGCCTCAGGTAAACAGCTGTTTATCTCTAAGAGTGTAGCAGTGGAGCTGAGCAAATCTATAGGGGTGTAGATGATTGGtcatcaggggagagagagagagagagggggagagagagagagaagagagggagagagagagagagagggggggggagagacagagagaagagaggagagagagagggggagagacagagagagagaagagagggagagagagggaggggggagagacagagagagagaagagagagggagagagaaagagagagagagagagagagagagagagaaaggagagagagagagggggagagagagagggagagagagagggggagagaaatagagagaaaagagagaagagagagagaagagagagagagagagaagagagagagagagagagagagagaagagagagagggagagagagagagaagagagagagagagaaagagaagagagagagagagagagagagagggagagagaagagagagagagagagagagagagagaagagagagagagggagagagagagaagagagagagggagagagagagaagagagagagagtattgttATGTATAGTATTATTCCCTTGCAGATATTTGCTTCACCAGTTCCAGGTAATGTTTTATGCATTTAGAAGTTCAGAAAAAGTATTTTTCCAGGGAGGTGGGAATATTACTGATGAACACCAGTTGTGTCCAGGGAGGAGGGAACATTGCTGCTGAACACCAGTTGTGTCCAGGGAGGAGGGAACATTACTGCTGAACACCAGTTGTGTCCAGGGAGGAGGGAACATTGCTGCTGAACACCAGTTGTGTCCAGGGAGGAGGGAACATTACTGCTGAACACCAGTTGTGTCCAGGGAG contains:
- the LOC135535172 gene encoding uncharacterized protein LOC135535172, giving the protein MIDAGLCSPTNLTSHPSNTQPNHPSNTQPPTPQTHSRPTPQTHSPTTLKPQPTTPQTHILPPLKPTAHPPLKPTAHPPLKPTAPHPSNPQPPPLKHTAPHPSNPQPTHPSNPQPTHPSNPQPPTLKPTAHPPLKPTAHPPLKPTAPTPQTHSPPPLKPTAHPPLKPTAHHPSNPPPTHPSNPAPHPSNPQLPTPQTHSPPTSNPQPTHPSNPQLPTPQTHSPTCCCDDTF